The Cupriavidus necator DNA window ATGGGCGTGGAGGCAGCCGGCGTGGTGCAGGCGGTGGGGCCGGGCGTGACCCATGTCGCGGAGGGCGATCGCGTCACATACACCGGCTTCATCAACACCCTGGGTGCGTACAGCACCGAGCGCCTGGTGCCCGCCGCACCGCTGATCCGCCTGCCGGAAGCGATCAGCTTCGAGACCGCGGCGGCGATGACCATGCGCGGCCTGACCTCCGCCTACCTGATGCGCCGCATCTACCCGTTCCAGGGTGGCGAAGCCATCCTGCTGCACGCGGCTGCCGGCGGCGTGGGACTGATCGTCTCGCAATGGGCCAGGCTGCTCGGCCTGACCGTGATCGGCACCGTCTCGACCGAGGCCAAGGCAGAGGTGGCGCGCGCCCATGGCTGCGACCACATCATCAACTACAGCCATGAGGACGTGGCAAAGCGGGTGCGGGAGCTGACCGATGGCGCGGGCGTGTCCGTGGTCTTCGACAGCGTGGGCAAGAGCACCTTCATGGCCTCGCTGGACTCGCTGAAGCGGCGCGGGTTGATGGTCTGCGTCGGCACGGCCTCCGGCACCATCCCGCCGTTTGATCCGCAGCTGCTGGCGAGGAAGGGTTCGGTCTACCTGACTCGTCCGGCGCTGGCCGACTACATTGCGGACCCCGCCGAAAAGGCCGAACTGGCTGCCGAGGTGTTCGGCCACGTTGCCGCTGGCCGTATCCGCATCGAAATCAACCAGCGCTATGCGCTGCAGGATGCCGTGCAGGCCCACCGCGACCTGGAATCACGCAAGACCACCGGGTCTTCGATCTTTGTGCTGTAAAGGAGCGTCCCCATGCGAGCCCAA harbors:
- a CDS encoding quinone oxidoreductase family protein → MAKAIRMYETGGPEVLRYEDAEVGDPGPGEVRIRHAAVGLNYADTYFRNGTYPVPLPGGMGVEAAGVVQAVGPGVTHVAEGDRVTYTGFINTLGAYSTERLVPAAPLIRLPEAISFETAAAMTMRGLTSAYLMRRIYPFQGGEAILLHAAAGGVGLIVSQWARLLGLTVIGTVSTEAKAEVARAHGCDHIINYSHEDVAKRVRELTDGAGVSVVFDSVGKSTFMASLDSLKRRGLMVCVGTASGTIPPFDPQLLARKGSVYLTRPALADYIADPAEKAELAAEVFGHVAAGRIRIEINQRYALQDAVQAHRDLESRKTTGSSIFVL